In one Lolium rigidum isolate FL_2022 chromosome 3, APGP_CSIRO_Lrig_0.1, whole genome shotgun sequence genomic region, the following are encoded:
- the LOC124695650 gene encoding probable galacturonosyltransferase-like 4: MMPPAGYVAVIALLVLLGDAATAVAGIRVDAAAMMIRQPSDSVPTFREAPAFRNGAECAGGDKVNVAMTLDANYLRGTMAGVLSILQHTACPENVVFHFLAARMDGELIAMLRATFPYLELRVYRFDPSRVRGRISRSIRHALDQPLNYARIYLADTLPPDVRRVIYLDSDVIVVDDIRTLFSVELADHVVGAPEYCHANFTTYFTDAFWNDPELSGTFIGRRPCYFNTGVMVMDVDRWRTGGYTRRVEGWMAVQKQKRIYHLGSLPPFLLVLAGDIQAVDHRWNQHGLGGDNVKGRCRGLHPGPISLLHWSGKGKPWHRLDARRPCSVDYLWAPYDLYRPTSPVLEE, from the coding sequence ATGATGCCTCCAGCCGGCTACGTCGCCGTCATCGCGCTCCTCGTCCTGCTCGGAGACGCGGCGACTGCGGTGGCTGGCATCCGCGTGGACGCGGCCGCCATGATGATCCGGCAGCCGTCGGACTCAGTCCCTACGTTCCGCGAGGCGCCCGCCTTCCGCAACGGCGCCGAATGCGCCGGCGGGGACAAGGTGAACGTCGCCATGACGCTGGACGCCAACTACCTGCGCGGCACCATGGCCGGCGTGCTCTCCATCCTGCAGCACACGGCGTGCCCGGAGAACGTCGTGTTCCACTTCCTCGCCGCCCGGATGGACGGCGAACTCATCGCCATGCTGCGCGCCACCTTCCCTTACCTCGAGCTCCGCGTGTACCGCTTTGACCCCTCGCGCGTCCGCGGCCGCATCTCCCGCTCCATCCGCCACGCGCTCGACCAGCCGCTCAACTACGCGCGCATCTACCTCGCCGACACGCTGCCCCCCGACGTGCGCCGGGTCATCTACCTCGACTCCGACGTGATCGTCGTCGATGACATCCGCACGCTCTTCTCCGTCGAACTCGCCGACCACGTCGTGGGCGCGCCCGAGTACTGCCACGCCAACTTCACCACCTACTTCACGGACGCTTTCTGGAATGACCCGGAGCTCAGCGGGACATTCATAGGCCGGCGCCCGTGCTACTTCAACACCGGCGTCATGGTGATGGACGTGGACCGGTGGCGCACCGGCGGGTACACGAGGAGGGTGGAAGGGTGGATGGCCGTGCAGaagcagaagaggatctaccaccTCGGCTCGCTGCCGCCGTTCCTGCTGGTGCTCGCCGGGGACATCCAGGCCGTGGACCACCGGTGGAACCagcacgggctcggcggcgacaacGTCAAGGGCCGGTGCCGGGGCCTGCACCCGGGGCCCATCAGCCTGCTGCACTGGAGCGGCAAGGGAAAGCCGTGGCACCGGCTCGACGCCCGGCGGCCGTGCTCCGTCGACTACCTCTGGGCGCCCTACGACCTCTACCGGCCAACTTCGCCGGTGCTCGAGGAGTGA
- the LOC124702476 gene encoding putative MO25-like protein At5g47540, which yields MSFLFRMASRMRPSTPEEVVRSIKDSFLALPTKTGARAHEEVEKNISSLRQLLSGDGETEPNQEQVLQISLEICNEDLLSLFVQNLPSLGWGVRKDLVNCWCILLGQKADEKYFCVKYMEEHVELLYFLVGCYKNLDVALNSGNMLRECIKYPTLAKYILESDSFELFFEYVELPNFDIASDALSTFKDLLTKHETVVAEFLGSHYEQFFELYTRILKSSNYVTRRQAVKFLSEFLLEASNSKIMKRYIQEVRFLNIMIGLLKDSSKNIRICAFHVFKVFVANPNKPRGIVEALRENRRELLKLLHNLPASKGEDELDEERDLIIQAIEKL from the exons ATGTCATTCCTCTTCCGGATGGCTTCGCGGATGCGGCCGTcgacgccggaggaggtggtccgCTCCATCAAGGACTCTTTCCTCGCCCTCCCCACCAAGACCGGCGCCAGG GCTCACGAAGAGGTTGAGAAGAACATCTCATCCTTGCGGCAACTGCTCTCTGGTGATGGAGAAACAGAACCAAATCAAGAACAAGTCCTGCAAATATCCCTTGAAATTTGCAACGAGGACTTGCTTTCCCTCTTTGTTCAGAATCTGCCTTCGTTGGGCTGGGGA GTAAGAAAGGATCTGGTTAACTGCTGGTGCATTTTGCTTGGGCAGAAGGCTGATGAAAAGTATTTCTGTGTGAAATATATGgaagaacatgtggagctcttatATTTCCTAGTTGGTTG CTACAAGAACTTGGACGTTGCATTGAACAGTGGGAATATGCTGAGAGAATGCATAAAATATCCAACCCttgcaaa ATATATATTGGAATCCGATAGCTTTGAGTTATTTTTCGAGTATGTTGAGCTGCCGAATTTCGACATTGCTTCTGATGCTCTAAGCACTTTCAAG GATTTGCTTACCAAACATGAAACTGTTGTCGCTGAGTTCTTGGGCTCCCATTATGAGCAG TTCTTTGAACTCTACACAAGGATCTTAAAATCAAGTAATTATGTAACAAGGCGCCAGGCAGTGAAG TTCCTTTCAGAATTTCTGTTGGAGGCTTCAAACTCTAAGATAATGAAGCGATATATTCAGGAAGTTCGTTTCCTGAATATTATGATTGGTCTACTGAAG GATTCAAGCAAAAATATCAGAATATGTGCATTCCACGTTTTTAAG GTATTTGTTGCCAATCCGAACAAGCCTCGCGGTATTGTTGAAGCTTTGCGAGAAAATCGCAGAGAGTTGTTGAAACTACTCCACAATCTTCCTGCAAGTAAAG GTGAAGATGAACTTGACGAGGAGCGAGACCTTATCATTCAGGCAATTGAGAAGCTGTAA
- the LOC124702478 gene encoding ER membrane protein complex subunit 4-like: MEKGKGLARRWAVELHDASSSSSSAFPDPPGFTRSAPEADDAATARQRKEAEATWKGQKAWEVAQAPFKNLMMMGFMMWMAGSTVHLFSIGIVFSALWQPFNALRSVGKVFEPFKDPRVDTLAPKLLFIALNLAAMGLGVWKLNTLGLLPTNASDWVSSLSPAREVEYAGGGIPLM, encoded by the exons atggagaagggcAAGGGCCTCGCGCGCCGCTGGGCGGTGGAGCTCCAcgacgcgtcctcctcctcctcctccgccttcccCGACCCGCCAGGCTTCACCAGATCCGCCCCCGAAGCG GACGACGCCGCCACCGCGCGGCAGCGCAAGGAGGCCGAGGCCACCTGGAAGGGGCAG AAAGCGTGGGAGGTGGCGCAGGCGCCCTTCAAGAACCTCATGATGATGGGTTTCATGATGTGGATGGCCGGGAGCACCGTCCACCTCTTCAGCATCGGTATCGTCTTCTCTGCTCTGTGGCAGCCATTCAACGCACTCCGATCTGTTGGGAAAG TTTTTGAACCATTTAAGGACCCAAGGGTGGATACACTTGCACCTAAGTTGCTCTTCATTGCTCTCAACTTGGCTGCTATGGGTTTGGGTGTATGGAAG CTCAACACTTTGGGTCTTCTTCCAACAAATGCATCGGATTGGGTATCATCACTGTCTCCTGCTAGG GAGGTTGAGTATGCTGGTGGAGGGATCCCCTTGATGTAA
- the LOC124702477 gene encoding skin secretory protein xP2-like: MQADNRDRGPAAGAAAGQGKTPTICSRLQRAFQARPAFRPLLRLTGHSQDGGAATTGGEPATTHGGAPTPIVLPAHAPAPSHVGKAPKPPAPVTHGGAPPPIVLPAHAPTPSPSGKAPKPTAPVVTLPAVPGKPHAGKVPTSASTNLSATANKVGEKVAGWMPAPAKGGDKPAGKVPATSTPTTLSATANKVAEKVAGWMPTPAKGGDKPAGKVPASSTPTTVSATANKVAEKVSGWMPVPTPPAAVTTERPPADAKAEDKAQQTKGRVRVSSRVRKALSSSK, encoded by the coding sequence ATGCAGGCTGACAACAGGGACAGGGGACCTGCtgctggcgccgccgccggccagggcAAGACGCCGACAATCTGCAGCAGGCTCCAGAGAGCCTTCCAGGCCCGTCCGGCGTTCCGGCCTCTCCTCCGCCTGACGGGCCACTCTCAGGACGGCGGAGCTGCCACTACCGGGGGAGAGCCTGCCACGACGCATGGTGGTGCACCAACTCCGATTGTGCTGCCGGCACATGCGCCGGCGCCATCTCACGTAGGCAAAGCTCCTAAACCCCCGGCACCGGTGACGCACGGTGGTGCACCGCCTCCTATTGTGCTGCCGGCACATGCGCCGACGCCATCTCCATCAGGCAAAGCGCCTAAACCTACGGCACCGGTGGTCACGCTCCCCGCGGTGCCCGGGAAACCGCATGCTGGCAAGGTCCCCACGAGCGCTTCTACTAACCTGAGCGCAACCGCAAACAAGGTTGGCGAGAAGGTGGCAGGGTGGATGCCGGCGCCGGCCAAGGGAGGTGACAAGCCTGCTGGCAAGGTCCCTGCGACGAGCACTCCTACTACCCTCAGCGCAACCGCAAACAAGGTCGCCGAGAAGGTGGCAGGGTGGATGCCGACGCCGGCCAAGGGAGGTGACAAGCCTGCTGGCAAGGTCCCCGCAAGCAGTACTCCTACTACCGTCAGCGCAACCGCAAACAAGGTCGCCGAGAAGGTGTCAGGGTGGATGCCTGTGCCCACGCCGCCAGCGGCTGTCACGACCGAAAGGCCGCCTGCGGACGCCAAAGCCGAGGACAAAGCGCAGCAGACCAAGGGGAGGGTCAGGGTGAGCTCCAGGGTCCGCAAGGCCTTGAGCTCGTCCAAGTAG